The Bradyrhizobium sp. CCBAU 051011 DNA segment ATTGCTGTTGGTATCGAACGTAGCTGGATTGCTCGCGATCGTCTTGCTTTTCAAGCTGGTTCGCGAGGAATTTGGTGATCAACTGGCTCTCGCCACAATCGCGCTGCTCAGCTTTTTTCCCGCTTCGGTCTTGCTATCGGCCGGATATACCGAGCCCTTGGCACTGCTGCTAATCGTCTCGTTTTTTCTTGCTTTGAAACGAAAATACTACTTGTCGGCAGCACTGCTTGCAGGCTTGGCAGTTTCTACCCGATCGACGGGCGTTGTTCTATTGCCTGTCCTTCTTTGGGAGATGTGGACCAATCGCGATCAGACGAAGTTCCTTCTTACCCTCGTGCCATGCGTCCTTCTTGCGACGTCGGGCATCTGGCTATTCATGATTTACCTCTGGAGCGCTTTCGGAACTCCGTTTGCTTTTGTGGATGGGCAGGTGGCGTTCCATCAAGGAACGACGCTAGCGACAAGATTGATTGCGGCACTAAAGCTTGAGCCGTTCACACGGATGATGCTCAATGATTGGAATCCATGGGGACAAGCTAGCTGGTTTACATTATTGTTCATCATCCTGATTGTTTTGGGCTGGTCTCGACTGCGCGCAAGCTGGACACTGTTCGCCATGGCTGTCTTGTTGCTACCATATCTAACACTCAGCGGTGGGCCAGCAGGCTTCGTCTCTATGAGTCGATTTAATCTCGTTTCATTTCCCCTGTTTGTTACGTTGGCTGGTTTAGGATTGCGAGCGAAGTGGCTTATGGCAGGAGTGATAGGACTCTTCGGCGCGTCCTTGTTCATGAACACCGCCTTGTTTGCTCGTAGAATTTGGATTGGTTGAGCGCTACAAATACTCGCGATGACATGCTTGAGCAGCGACCCAGTTCGCCCCCCACCAAGAGGGCAGCATATTGCAATCCGTATCCAAAATTCCCGGTCGCTATTATCTGGCAATCTTTGTGCTGGCGTTCGCGACGCTTTCCTACCAGATCCTGATAACGCGCTTCTTCAGCGTTATGCTCCATTATCATTTTGCATTCGCGGCCATTTCACTTGCCATGCTGGGGCTCACCCGCGGAGCGATGCAGGTCTACGGCAAGCCCGCCCGTTATGCCGCCGAGCGGGTCGGAATCGAATTCGCGCGCCACGCGTCATGGTTCGCACTCAGCAGCGTTGGCGCAATGATCGTCTTCCTGTGCGTGCCGCTCGTCGTATCTGCGGAAAATGTGCCCTTCGCCCTGGCGCTGGCGACCATCGCCTTCGTGGCTCCGTTCACGGAAGGCGGGGTTTGCATCACGCTGTTGCTCACGCGCTTACCCTATCGCGGCGGGTGGCTCTATGCGGCCGATCTCCTGGGCGCCGCAGTTGGATGTCTCGGGGTGATCTTCATACTGCTGGTGATTGACCCCGTAAGCGCCACGTTATGGATCGGAGCCTCTGCTGCTGGCGTTGGCTGGATCGTCGTTCGCACCAGCGATGACGTCCGTAGTGTGCGTTTGAGCGGGGCTGTCGCGCTAACGCTGGCCGTCGCGGCCACCATGCACTCCGGCCTTGACCTGACCGGTCGAAGCCATCTCGGTGTGTTCTGGGCCAAGGGCGCTGAGCAGACCGGCACGCTGTTCGAACGCTGGAATACCTATTCGCGGGTAAGGGTGCGCGAATTGGCCGAGAAGGTCCCGATTGGCTGGGGTCTGGTCCGCACTCCTGATGCCCGGGTCGACCAACACCACCTCGACATCGATGCCGATGCAGGCACCGTCATCACCAGGTATGACGGCGACATCGGAAAGCTCGCCTACCTGAAAGATGATGTCATCAATGCGGCTTACCTCGTGCAGCCGGCGACCGACGTCGCTGTCGTTGGCGTCGGCGGCGGTCGTGACATCCTTTCCGGTCTTCTCTTCGGCGCCGACCGGATTCGCGCAATTGAGATCAACCCGGCAATTTTCGAAGTGCTCACCGAAAAATTCGCCGATTTCTCTGGCCATCTCGATCGCCAGCCCGGCGTATCCTTGGTCAATGCCGAAGCGCGAAGCTACATCAACCACTCGTCCGAGCGGTACGACCTGGTGCAGATTTCGCTCATCGACACCTGGGCGGCGACGGTGGCCGGTGGCCTGACGCTCACCGAAAATCGTCTCTATACCGTTGAGGCGTGGGATGATTTTTACCGGGCGCTCAAGCCTGGCGGGCTGTTGTCGGTATCACGCTGGTACGGTGCCGAGAAGCACCGTGGCGAGCTATACCGGCTGATTGCGATTGCCGCGAGCGCGCTGCAGCGCAGGGGAGTCTCGGCCGGTGAACTGCGGCATCACGTCGTCACGGTCAACGTCGGCAACATCGTGACGGTGATTACCCGGCCTGACGCATTCAGCGACGCACAATGGCAAGGCGCGCGCGAGAGGCTTCAGGCGCAGGGCTTCAAGATATTGTTGGGGCCGGACGTCACCTTCGATGCCGTCACCTCGACATTGCTGTCCGACAAGGCAGACCAGGCTTTCTTCGATTCGCTGCCGGAAAACATCGCTGCTTCGACGGACGACAATCCGTTCTTCTTCTATACGTCGCGCTTCAGCGATTTCGTGAGCATCCATAGTTGGGACATCATGAGCAACAATGTCGCGATAGGCGTCACCGGCTTGCTCATCATCGTAGGGCTCTGCGCTTGCGGATATTACATCGTGCTGCCCTTCTTCCGTCTTGTGAGGCGGATGCCAATGGCGACGCTGACGCCGCCCGTGGCCTATTTCAGCGCGATCGGGATGGGCTTCATGCTGATCGAGATATCGCAGATGCAGCGCCTGATGGTTTTTCTCGGACATCCCGTTTACGGGCTGAGCGTCGTGCTATTCACAATTCTTCTCTTTAGCGGGATTGGCAGCGCCACGGTCGGTGCGGATACCTCCTCCCGATCACGCGTCGCCGTCTTCAGGATTGCCGCCCTCCTCACCACGCTCGTGGTGGCGGGGCTGCTGACGCCGCTGGTCACCACCTGGGCGCGGTCGCTGTCAACCGACATGCGTATTCTGGTGTCTGTCCTGCTGCTGGCTCCTCCTGCGTTCTGCATGGGGATGATGTTTCCGCTCGGCCTCGGTGTCTGGCGGCGTCATGATGAACTGCTGCCGTTCTTCTGGAGCACCAACGGAATTACGTCGATGTTCGCGTCGGTGCTGGGTGTGGCGTTATCGATCCAGTTCGGCATCGCCAAGACCTATGCGTTGGGGGTGTGCTTTTATGCGGTTTGCGCCATCGTGATCATTGCAAGCCGCTGGGTGCAGTCGATCGACATGTCAGCCGAGAAGGGCGCCGTTGGCCCCGAGGCTGGTATCGCAGGAAAGGAAGGCGCCACGATTCGGCGGCCACATCGGTAAAGGGAAGTACAAGCGACGCAGGACGGCTACGGGAAAACGCTTTCAGCGTGCGCGTCCGCGCGCTTCCTGGCATGCGCCCAGTTGCAGGCTGAAGCACCTGCTTGCCACAAGACAACTACGTCGGCGACGCGAAGAACAGGACTCGTATGAGGTGCGTGTATTCGGATTCGAATACCATGATGGCTACGAACACCAGCACCAGCACCGGCGGCAGCAGGATGGCATAGGCGAGCGCCAGCCGTTCCCAGGCCATGTGCATGAAGACGGCGACGATCAAGCCGGCCTTCAGCACCATGAACAGCAGGATCAGCGACCATCTGAGATAGCCCTGGAGGCCAAAGTAGTCGACGAGATAGGAGCACGCGCTGAGGACGAACAACCATCCCCAGACCACCAGATAGACCTTGATCGGGTGCTGCTGCCCCTCTACGTGCGGAGCTGCGACAGCGTCATGCACATGGGTATGCAGCGAAGGTCGCTGTGCTTCCAAGTCGATTGCCACATTTGTCATGTGCTGACCTCACCACAGATAAAAGAAGGCAAAGATGAACACCCACACGAGATCGACGAAGTGCCAGTAAAGGCCGGTGATTTCGACGACCTCGTAATTCCCCTTCCTGCTCGTGAAAAAGCCGCGCCTTCCGACGTCAAAATCTCCCCGCCAGACCTTTCGCGCGATGATGACCAGGAAAATCACGCCGATCGTCACGTGCGTGCCGTGAAAGCCCGTGATCATAAAGAAGCTGGAGCCGAACTGTGCCGCGCCCCAGGGATTTTCCCAGGGACGCACGCCCTCCATGATCAGCTTGGTCCATTCGAATGCCTGCATTCCGACAAACGTTGCGCCAAGCGCCGCCGTGACCAGCATCAAGACCGCGGTTTTGACACGATCGCGGCGGTAACCGAAGTTGACGGCCATCGCCATGGTCCCGCTGCTGCTGATCAGGACGAAGGTCATGATGGCGATCAGAATGAGTGGGATATGATGCCCCGCAATCTCGAGCGCGAATACCTCACTCGGATTCGGCCATGGCACGGTCGTGGACATGCGCGCCGTCATGTATGACAGCAGAAAACAGCTGAAGATGAAGGTGTCGCTCAGGAGGAAGATCCACATCATGGCCTTCCCCCAGGAGACATTCTTGAAGGCGCGCTGATCCGAGGACCAATCGGCAGCGATGCCCTGCCAGCCGGCTGCCCGCGCAGGCGGTTGTCCATGGGTTGTCAGCGCAGTCTCTGCCATCTGCTCTCTCCTAGGTGAGCAACCGGCGACAGATGTCGACGAAATCGTCCGTCCAGCCTGTCAGCAGGCCGAGCAAGGCCAGCCAGACCAAGAGCAGGAAGTGCCAGTAGATGGCGCAAAGTTCCACACTCAGGCGCATCTGTGCCATTTCAACGCCACGCCAGGCCTTGGCAGTCGTTCTGCCCAGCGCCACCAGGCCGCCGATCAGGTGCAGTCCGTGCGCAGCTGTGATTAGATAAAAGAAGGAATTGGCTGGATTGGACGCGACGAAATAGCCCGCGGCCCTCAGCTGTTGCCACGCCAATAGTTGCCCGACCAGGAATGTAACGGCGGCTACTCCCCCAGCGCACAGGCCGATGACGACATCTTCCACGTCGTCCCGCCGCGCGGCCACGTAGGCCCATTGCAGCGCGACGCTGCTCAGGACCAGGACGCTGGTGTTGAACCACAGCAGTCCAGGCACCGGCAGTGTCCGCCAGTCCGTCATGTTCATGCGCATGGAGTAGGCGCTGATGAAGAGTGCGAACAGCGATCCCACGACGGCGAGAAACACGCCCAGTCCGATCTTCGCGGCAGGCCAGGTCATGGTATCAGTGCCGGGAAAATCCCCAAGCGCACCTTCTTCCAGCCAGGGTTTGGCCGTCAGCCGTTGCTGCGAGAGCCACCATCCGGCGATGACCGCGATCACCGCCATGAACAGGACAATGGCACTCACGGCGCAGCTCCCTGCAGGGCTGGCGTCGCCCGTGGCTGGTTCTGCGGAATGAAGTCCTGCGCAGCACCCGGCACGCTGTAGTCATAGGCCCAGCGATAGACCACCGGGAGTTCCTTGCCAAAGTTGCCGTGCCCGGGCGGTGTCTCCGGCGTCTGCCACTCCAGTGTTGTCGCTCGCCACGGATTGCCACCCGAAGGCCGGCCCTTGAAGTAGCTCCAGGCAAGGTTGAACAGGAATACCATCTGCGCGAAGCCCACGATCAAAGCCATGATGGAGATGAAGGCATTGAGCGTATGGGTCGATGAGGGGATGAACGCCGCTTCGCCGATGTCGTGATACCGGCGCGGAACGCCAAGCAGTCCAATATAATGCATGGGGAAGAAGATCAGATAGGCGCCGAGGAACGTGACCCAGAAATGAAACTTGCCCAGCGCGTCGTTGAGCATCCGTCCCGTCATCTTGGGATACCAATGATAGATCGCGCCCAGCACGACCATGATCGGCGCCACGCCCATCACCATGTGGAAATGCGCGACGACGAACATGGTATCCGATAGCGGGACATCCACGACCACGTTGCCGAGGAAGAGGCCGGTGAGCCCGCCGTTCACGAACGTAATGATGAAGCCGAGCGCAAACAGCATCGGGACGGTGAGATGGATGTCGCCGCGCCACAGGGTCAATACCCAGTTGTAGACCTTGATGGCGGTCGGGATGGCGATGATGAGCGTCGTGGTGGCGAAGAAGAACCCGAATTTCGGGTGCATGCCGCTCACATACATGTGGTGCGCCCATACGACGAAGCTGAGTGCGCCGATCGCAACGATCGCCCAGACCATCATGCGATAGCCGAAGATGTTCTTCCGCGCATGGACGCTGATCAGATCGGAAACGATACCGAAGGCGGGCAGGGCGACGATGTAGACCTCCGGATGGCCGAAGAACCAGAACAGGTGCTGGAACAGGATCGGGCTGCCGCCGCCATACTTCATCTGCTGCCCCATCTCGACCAGGGCCGGCATGAAGAAGCTGGTTCCGAGGAGGCGGTCGAACAGCATCATGACGGAGGCGACGAACAGCGCCGGGAAGGCCAGTAGCGCCATGATGGTAGCCGTGAAGATGCCCCACACCGTCAGCGGCATACGCATCAATGTCATGCCGCGCGTGCGCGCCTGCAGCACGGTCACGACATAATTCAGACCCCCCATGGTGAAGCCGATGATGAACAGGATCAGGGAGGCCAGCATGAGAACGATGCCCCAATCCTGTCCGGGGGTGCCGGCAAGAATTGCCTGCGGCGGGTACAGCGTCCAGCCGGCGCCGGTGGGCCCGCCGGGCACGAAGAACGTCGAGGCCAGCACCAGGACGGCGAGCAGATAGACCCAGTAGCTCAGCATGTTCACATAGGGGAAGACCATGTCCCGCGCGCCGACCATCAGCGGGATCAGGTAATTGCCGAAGCCTCCCAGGAACAGCGCCGTGAGCAGGTAGATCACCATGATCATGCCGTGCATGGTGATGAACTGGAGATATTGATTGGCATCGATAAAGGAGAATGTGCCGGGAAATCCCAGTTGCAGCCGCATCAGCCACGACAGCACCAGTGCTACCAACCCGATGGCCGTCGCTGTGAGCGAGTACTGGATGGCGATGACTTTGGCGTCCTGCGAAAAGACGTACCGCGTCCACCAGCTCCTGGGGTGATAGAGATCAACCTCCGCCACTTCGGCAGGCGGGACATCTGTGACGGCATCATACGGAACATCGACCATAGAAATTCCTCCTCGGTCGCTTCCATCGGGAGTGAAGATTTGGCCTCACGCGCCCGATCTATCTTCGCTGCGGCACTTACTTGCCGCCGGATCTGTACGTCGCCTTCGTAACGGCGTTTCGGCCTGACAATTCTGCGAACGTCTTCTGTTGCGCCAGCCAGGCGCTATATTCGCTTTCTTCCTCGACGATGACTTTGGTGCGCATCTGCGCGTGCGCCGCGCCGCACAGCTCGGCGCACAGCACATCGAACGTTCCCGTGCGGATCGGAGTCATCCAGAAATAGGTGACCATGCCGGGCACCATATCCATCTTGGCGCGGAATTCGGGCACATAGAAATCGTGCAGGACATCGACGGAGCGGAGCAAGACCTTGACGGGCTTTCCGACCGGCAGGTGCAGCTCACCACTTTCGATCACGACGTCGTCTTGCCCGTGCGTGTCGTCGCGATTCAAGCCCAAGGGGTTTTCGGGACTGATGTGGCGGACATCGGTTGTGCCCATACGGCCATCCTTGCCCGGCAGGCGGAAGCTCCACTGCCACTGCTGGCCCATCACCTCGATCTCGGTGGCGTCAGCCGGAACCGTGACGAACTGGTGCCAAACGAATAAGCCTGGTGCCAACATGGCTGCGACGCCGATCGCCGTTCCGATGCTGAGCCACCATTCGAGCTTTTTGTTTTCGGGATTGTAGTGCGCCTGTCTTCCCTCCTTGTGGTGAAAGCGGAAGACGCAGTAGGCCATGAATGCGATCACGGCGAAGAAAACAATGCCGGTGATCCAGAAGGTGATGCTGATGGTGTGGTCGATGTAGCTCCAGTTGGTGGCAATCGGCGTCCACCACCACGGGCTGTAGATGTGAAACAGCACCGAGCCGACCGCAACCAGCAGCAGTATGATAGCAACAGCCATCCTCATTCCTCCTTGCCATCAAAGGCAACGGAGACGAATCGAGGGCGGAGCTCGCACTGTCGATGGCCGACTTCACATGCGCCATCGCAGTGCGTCTTGCCTCGCCCACTATGACCGGTCGCGACATCAAAACGTGGCACCGAGCACACGTTACGACCGCTAGTCATCAAATCGGGGCGCCAGAAATCAAGATGATACGCGTCGAGGCTGCCGTCAATAGAGCAATAAGGAACCTGCGGCTCACGCATATGCGCTGTACGATGCACAAGCCGGCGAGCGTCAGCTGGCACAACGGCTGATGATGCGCCGCACCAAACCGTGTGCGTTCACAATTCACCCAACAGTGCGTGCTTTCTGCTTCCAATCGCGCTAAGGTCACAAGGCAGGTCGCGACAAGTTTCGTCCGGCTAAGCTCCATTCGCTGAACTTGGGTTTGCCGTACCCGGCTCGACCGCGACTCTCGCACATGAGGGCGGAGGCGCGCGGGTTGCGGCGCGTCGTTTTGACCGCCGCAACTTGAGAGCACGGGAGGGTGCGCATGGCCACTCTGTATTCCGACAGCATCGCAAGAGTAGGACGGCACGTATTCGGCGAGGCCGCCACATATCCGATTCGCAAAATCGAACTGTCCGATCTCGGCGAGGCGCTGCGCCTGGGGTGGGAAGACTTCAAGGCAATGCCGAGCCACGCCGTTGTGGTGTGCGTGATTTATCCTGTTCTCGGTATTGCCCTGTTCAGGATGGTCCTCGGCTATTCGGTACTGCCGCTGCTGTTTCCGCTGGCAGCCGGGTTTGCCTTGCTTGGACCTTTTGCCGCGATCGGTCTCTACGAGCTCAGCCGCCGCCGCGAGCGCGGCGAGGAGGTCAGCGTATCGGACGCACTTCACGTGCTGCGCGCTCCGTCTTTGGGCGCGATGGTCGAGCTCGGCATCCTCCTGCTCGTTCTGTTCGGGGCCTGGATTGGCGCAGCGAACGCTATCTACGTTGAAATCTTTGGCCACGCCCCGGCCGCGAGCATTCCCGACTTCGTAACGCGTGTGCTGACGACGCGGGAAGGATGGTTGCTCATCGTCATAGGTTGCGGCGTCGGCTTTCTGTTTGCGGTCGTGGCGCTCTGCGTCAGTGTCGTGTCGTTCCCGTTGATGCTTGACCGGCATGCCACTGCAATCGACGCCATCCGGACGTCGCTGTGGGCTGTGATGAAGAATCCGATCCCCATGGCCGGGTGGGGGCTGATCGTCGCGGCGCTGCTGGTGATCGGTTCGCTACCGCTCTTCGTCGGTCTCGCCGTCGTTTTGCCGGTGCTCGGTCATGCCACCTGGCATCTTTACCGGAAAGTGGTGGAGCCGAATCCCAACCCTCCGGAGGAACATCCCCACCCGCGGAAGGGACATCGCTACGCGGCGGATTTTCCGGCCGTTCTGTTCCCGTGGAGCCGTGAGCGCGAGCCGTAGCGACGGAACGCGAGCGCGCGGTGCGTAGCGGGCGAACACCGAAAGCGGTGCTCGCCCGTCCGGATCGGCGTCCGCCGCCGGTAGCTGGTCGAGGAGCTACTGCTTCGGCGGGATGAAGGTCGGGCCGACGGTGCGGATCTGCTTGTCGTTAGCCGCGGCGGTCGTATCGGCAGGAGCCGGCGCCGGCGCGGCGGCGGTGCTCGCGGGCGCGGTGCCCTTCTTGGGTGGCGGCGCGCCCTTCGACTGCCCGCGCTGCTGCATCCGCTTGGCGCTTTCCTCGGTGACGATGATGTCGCCCTGCTGTTCGACCGAGGCCTTGTCGTCGACGGATTTCAGCGCTTCCGACCAGGTCTGGCCCGCCGCCTTGCAGGAGCAGGAGGCGTTGAACTCGGTGCGGAACTTGAACGCGTTGGGCAGCGAGGAATAGGGCTGGCCGTTGATCGAGACTGCCTGATTGATGTCCTCGCCGGGATTGCGATAGGTGAACAAGTTCGCCTCTGCCGCCGGGCAAAGCGCCTTGCAGGTCCTTTCGTCGTCCTGAAAGCGCGCCTGGTAGGTGGCGAACGACACCGGGAAGTAGGCACCGTCGCAGCTGCGGACGCAGACGGTGCGGAAGGTGCCGGACGGCGGGCCGAGTTCGGCGCTGGGCGGCGGGATCGTGTTGTTGTTGTTGCCGAACAGGCTGTCGATGAAATTGCCGGGGCCGCGGGCGGCTGCCGCATATTGCGGGCCGCAATTGTTCTGCGCCAGCGCCATCATCACCGAGCGGCGCTGGTTTTCGCGGTCGGCGCCGCCGATGCCGCCGCTGCGCAGACGCTCCAGGCTGGTGGTGATCTGGTCGAGATTGGCGCGCATCTGCTGGATCTGGTTGTTGACCGGGCTGCACTGCGCCGACTGGCCGTTGAACAGCGAGAAGAAGCCCGAGCTTTCGCAGCCCATGCGCTTGGCCTGCAGCGTGACGCGATCGAGTTCGGCCTGCTGCTTGGCCTGGGCCTCCTGATAGCGGCGGATCTGCTCATCCTTGGCGGGATCGCCGGTGCCGGCGCCGCGGTCGATGGTTGCCAGCTGTCCCTCGAGCCGGATGCAGATCGGATTGGCTTGCGCGCCCTGTTGCGGCGGCGGAGGCGGCGCGGCGCCGGGGGGCATCTGCGCCATGGCGTCCTCATTGGGCTGCGCCAAAGCGGGCGCGCCAGGCTCGGTGACGCCGAGCAGGACGGCGCAGGTCAAAATCCGGAGAGAGAAGGGAATGATGCGAATTTCCAGCATATCCGGCCATTGAGGGCTGATCCGCGCGGCTTGAAAGCCTGGTGGCGCGGCCAAGGCGGCATTCTGCGGCCAAGACCGCATCCAATACCTGCTTCTCGGGGCAGCGTCACGTCGTTTCCGGGGCGCGGATGTGGCAAACCGGCCCTTGAAATTACTGAAGAAGCGCCTTTAGCGCTGGCAGGTAATAGCAACATAGTCGCCGCAGGCTGGGCCTGAGCACTTGTCGCCGCCATCAATTGGAACCGCACCGGTAACTTCGTCGGGCTCGACGCGGCGATAGGCGGTGGCCTGCGCAAATTCCCGTGACTGGCAGTAGGAGCGGGCGGCGTGGGCGCCGCATTTGTCGCCGCGGGCGAGGCACTCGTCCACGCCGTAACCGTCGGCCTGGTTGGCAACGATGAAAACGCGACTGTCGGCGGAAGCGGCCGAGACGGCGGCAAGCAGGAGAGCACAGGCAATGAGTGCGGAGGAGCGCATGGTGAACACCGGCAGGGGCGAAGGGGACCGCGCTCAGGAATAGGCCCAAAGGGTTAACAATGATTAACCATGAGGGCCGAGCGGCGGCGAAAAGGAAGGTTCCGCAGCCTGATCGGCCTCAAATTGGGCACGAGCAAGGCCTTGACGGCATCGTTCCGATACCGCAATGGTGGAACCATGAACGGTCTCCTCGCCATCTGCAGCATTTGCCGCGAGATTATTAGCTAGCGATTCGCTGGCAGGCCGTCTTTTCTCAAAAATGAGATCACTGGACGCCCGGCCGCAAGGGATGGGTACGTCATGGAATTACGCCTGTACGATACGTTGACGAAGGAGAAGCGGCCGTTCGTGCCGCTCGATCCGAAGAACGTCGGCATGTATGCCTGCGGACCGACGGTCTATGACTTCGCCCATATCGGCAATGGTCGCGCGGCGATCGTGTTCGACGTGCTGTTTCGCGTGCTGCGCTATCGCTATGGC contains these protein-coding regions:
- a CDS encoding DUF2865 domain-containing protein yields the protein MLEIRIIPFSLRILTCAVLLGVTEPGAPALAQPNEDAMAQMPPGAAPPPPPQQGAQANPICIRLEGQLATIDRGAGTGDPAKDEQIRRYQEAQAKQQAELDRVTLQAKRMGCESSGFFSLFNGQSAQCSPVNNQIQQMRANLDQITTSLERLRSGGIGGADRENQRRSVMMALAQNNCGPQYAAAARGPGNFIDSLFGNNNNTIPPPSAELGPPSGTFRTVCVRSCDGAYFPVSFATYQARFQDDERTCKALCPAAEANLFTYRNPGEDINQAVSINGQPYSSLPNAFKFRTEFNASCSCKAAGQTWSEALKSVDDKASVEQQGDIIVTEESAKRMQQRGQSKGAPPPKKGTAPASTAAAPAPAPADTTAAANDKQIRTVGPTFIPPKQ
- a CDS encoding cbb3-type cytochrome c oxidase subunit I, coding for MVDVPYDAVTDVPPAEVAEVDLYHPRSWWTRYVFSQDAKVIAIQYSLTATAIGLVALVLSWLMRLQLGFPGTFSFIDANQYLQFITMHGMIMVIYLLTALFLGGFGNYLIPLMVGARDMVFPYVNMLSYWVYLLAVLVLASTFFVPGGPTGAGWTLYPPQAILAGTPGQDWGIVLMLASLILFIIGFTMGGLNYVVTVLQARTRGMTLMRMPLTVWGIFTATIMALLAFPALFVASVMMLFDRLLGTSFFMPALVEMGQQMKYGGGSPILFQHLFWFFGHPEVYIVALPAFGIVSDLISVHARKNIFGYRMMVWAIVAIGALSFVVWAHHMYVSGMHPKFGFFFATTTLIIAIPTAIKVYNWVLTLWRGDIHLTVPMLFALGFIITFVNGGLTGLFLGNVVVDVPLSDTMFVVAHFHMVMGVAPIMVVLGAIYHWYPKMTGRMLNDALGKFHFWVTFLGAYLIFFPMHYIGLLGVPRRYHDIGEAAFIPSSTHTLNAFISIMALIVGFAQMVFLFNLAWSYFKGRPSGGNPWRATTLEWQTPETPPGHGNFGKELPVVYRWAYDYSVPGAAQDFIPQNQPRATPALQGAAP
- a CDS encoding glycosyltransferase family 39 protein, encoding MPAKYQTGTLGAIDLGLLTSDNMDMEKRHPIWKDPSWLPYCLAILIFFCSRVVVALGLVFSQKYLPSGPDVWSAGPIWYHQLLQWDSEWYFKIVTDGYQYNGDPTVQQNIVFYPLYPMLARGLATISGLTPADALLLVSNVAGLLAIVLLFKLVREEFGDQLALATIALLSFFPASVLLSAGYTEPLALLLIVSFFLALKRKYYLSAALLAGLAVSTRSTGVVLLPVLLWEMWTNRDQTKFLLTLVPCVLLATSGIWLFMIYLWSAFGTPFAFVDGQVAFHQGTTLATRLIAALKLEPFTRMMLNDWNPWGQASWFTLLFIILIVLGWSRLRASWTLFAMAVLLLPYLTLSGGPAGFVSMSRFNLVSFPLFVTLAGLGLRAKWLMAGVIGLFGASLFMNTALFARRIWIG
- a CDS encoding cytochrome c oxidase subunit 3, whose protein sequence is MSAIVLFMAVIAVIAGWWLSQQRLTAKPWLEEGALGDFPGTDTMTWPAAKIGLGVFLAVVGSLFALFISAYSMRMNMTDWRTLPVPGLLWFNTSVLVLSSVALQWAYVAARRDDVEDVVIGLCAGGVAAVTFLVGQLLAWQQLRAAGYFVASNPANSFFYLITAAHGLHLIGGLVALGRTTAKAWRGVEMAQMRLSVELCAIYWHFLLLVWLALLGLLTGWTDDFVDICRRLLT
- a CDS encoding heme-copper oxidase subunit III family protein, whose protein sequence is MAETALTTHGQPPARAAGWQGIAADWSSDQRAFKNVSWGKAMMWIFLLSDTFIFSCFLLSYMTARMSTTVPWPNPSEVFALEIAGHHIPLILIAIMTFVLISSSGTMAMAVNFGYRRDRVKTAVLMLVTAALGATFVGMQAFEWTKLIMEGVRPWENPWGAAQFGSSFFMITGFHGTHVTIGVIFLVIIARKVWRGDFDVGRRGFFTSRKGNYEVVEITGLYWHFVDLVWVFIFAFFYLW
- a CDS encoding cytochrome C oxidase subunit IV family protein, yielding MTNVAIDLEAQRPSLHTHVHDAVAAPHVEGQQHPIKVYLVVWGWLFVLSACSYLVDYFGLQGYLRWSLILLFMVLKAGLIVAVFMHMAWERLALAYAILLPPVLVLVFVAIMVFESEYTHLIRVLFFASPT
- a CDS encoding cytochrome c oxidase subunit II, with protein sequence MAVAIILLLVAVGSVLFHIYSPWWWTPIATNWSYIDHTISITFWITGIVFFAVIAFMAYCVFRFHHKEGRQAHYNPENKKLEWWLSIGTAIGVAAMLAPGLFVWHQFVTVPADATEIEVMGQQWQWSFRLPGKDGRMGTTDVRHISPENPLGLNRDDTHGQDDVVIESGELHLPVGKPVKVLLRSVDVLHDFYVPEFRAKMDMVPGMVTYFWMTPIRTGTFDVLCAELCGAAHAQMRTKVIVEEESEYSAWLAQQKTFAELSGRNAVTKATYRSGGK
- a CDS encoding DUF2189 domain-containing protein, whose protein sequence is MATLYSDSIARVGRHVFGEAATYPIRKIELSDLGEALRLGWEDFKAMPSHAVVVCVIYPVLGIALFRMVLGYSVLPLLFPLAAGFALLGPFAAIGLYELSRRRERGEEVSVSDALHVLRAPSLGAMVELGILLLVLFGAWIGAANAIYVEIFGHAPAASIPDFVTRVLTTREGWLLIVIGCGVGFLFAVVALCVSVVSFPLMLDRHATAIDAIRTSLWAVMKNPIPMAGWGLIVAALLVIGSLPLFVGLAVVLPVLGHATWHLYRKVVEPNPNPPEEHPHPRKGHRYAADFPAVLFPWSREREP